A stretch of the Medicago truncatula cultivar Jemalong A17 chromosome 5, MtrunA17r5.0-ANR, whole genome shotgun sequence genome encodes the following:
- the LOC11430963 gene encoding chaperone protein dnaJ 11, chloroplastic, translated as MLSSISLPSSLYAAGNFSGTSVTPPSCRVKSKPIVITSSATATAEARSTWTEQQRPSYLNMNSSSHSSPASLYQILGISAGASNQEIKAAYRRLARVCHPDVAAIDRKNSSADDFMKIHSAYSTLSDPDKRANYDRSLFRQQLRPLSTMVSSGYSSRKWETDQCW; from the coding sequence ATGCTTTCCTCCATATCTCTTCCTTCTTCTCTCTACGCCGCCGGTAACTTCTCCGGCACGTCCGTCACTCCACCGTCGTGCCGCGTTAAATCAAAGCCGATAGTCATAACCTCCAGCGCTACAGCAACCGCGGAAGCTCGCTCTACATGGACAGAACAACAAAGACCTTCCTATCTTAACATGAACTCTTCTTCTCACTCTTCTCCAGCATCACTTTACCAGATTCTCGGTATATCAGCAGGTGCTTCCAATCAAGAAATAAAGGCGGCATACCGGCGACTTGCAAGAGTCTGCCATCCTGATGTTGCGGCAATTGATCGGAAAAACTCATCGGCGGATGATTTCATGAAGATTCACTCTGCATATTCCACGCTTTCGGATCCAGATAAACGTGCTAATTATGATCGGAGTCTTTTCCGGCAACAACTACGGCCGTTGTCAACGATGGTGTCTTCTGGATACTCAAGTCGAAAATGGGAAACGGATCAGTGTTGGtag
- the LOC11430962 gene encoding putative nucleobase-ascorbate transporter 10, protein MAQNGGGDDNKTANEGGGKNAGGGSKVEEVKPAPQPVKEQLPGIQYCINSPPPWRQAVILGFQHYLLTLGITVLIPTIIVPQMGGGDAEKTRVIQTLLFVSGLSTFFQSLFGTRLPIVIVGSYSYIIPIISIVQASRYNAYTDPYERFTMTMRGIQGALIISSSFQMAIGFFGFWRNAVRFLSPLSVVPYVTFAGLGLYQLGFPMLAKCVEIGLPALIVMVFISQYLHRYIPAVKSINDRFAVLFTVTVIWLFAQLLTSSTAYNHKSESTQTSCRTDRAGILTTAPWVYFPYPFQWGSPTFNVLEAFAMMAASLVSLFEYTGTSYAAARYGSATPVPPSIISRGAGWVGVGALFSGMFGCVTGTTASVENAGLLALTKVGSRRVIQISAGFMIFFSVFGKFGAFFASVPLPIIAALYCILFGYVSSAGLGFIQFCNLNSFRTKFVLGFSFFLGISLPKYFSQYFHVKHEQESPRWLYDIISVIFMSHITVAALVALILDLTLTREDDAAKNDSGLKWWEKFTLYNGDVRNDEFYSLPCRLNELFPAL, encoded by the exons ATGGCTCAAAATGGAGGTGGTGATGACAACAAAACGGCCAATGAAGGCGGTGGTAAAAATGCAGGTGGTGGCTCAAAAGTAGAGGAAGTGAAGCCAGCACCACAGCCAGTGAAAGAGCAATTACCTGGAATTCAGTATTGCATTAACAGTCCACCTCCATGGC GTCAAGCAGTGATATTGGGATTTCAGCATTACCTTCTAACTCTTGGCATTACAGTTCTGATTCCAACTATAATTGTTCCTCAAATGGGTGGAGGAGAT GCTGAGAAGACTAGGGTGATACAGACACTTCTATTTGTGTCTGGACTAAGCACATTTTTTCAATCTTTGTTCGGAACTCGATTGCCAATTGTAATTGTTGGTTCATACAGTTACATAATACCTATAATTTCTATTGTTCAGGCTAGCAGATATAATGCATATACAGATCCTTATGAG AGGTTTACTATGACAATGAGAGGGATTCAAGGTGCTTTGATCATAAGTTCAAGTTTCCAAATGGCTATtggattttttggtttttggagAAATGCTGTCAG GTTCCTTAGTCCACTTTCTGTAGTTCCATATGTAACATTCGCTGGACTTGGTCTCTATCAACTTGGTTTTCCAATG CTTGCGAAATGTGTTGAAATTGGACTTCCTGCATTAATTGTTATGGTTTTCATCTCACAG TATCTTCATCGATATATTCCCGCCGTGAAGTCTATAAATGACCGATTTGCAGTGCTATTTACTGTCACAGTTATATGGTTATTTGCACAGCTTCTAACTTCTTCCACTGCATATAACCACAAGTCAGAAAGTACACAGACCAGTTGCCGAACTGATCGCGCTGGAATCCTTACCACCGCTCCATG GGTGTATTTTCCTTACCCTTTCCAATGGGGAAGTCCTACTTTCAATGTTTTGGAAGCTTTTGCTATGATGGCTGCTTCTTTAGTTTCTCTTTTTGAG TACACTGGTACATCCTATGCTGCTGCAAGATATGGAAGTGCCACGCCGGTGCCGCCTTCTATTATCAGCCGCGGAGCTGGTTGGGTG GGAGTAGGTGCTTTGTTTAGTGGCATGTTTGGTTGTGTAACTGGAACTACAGCATCAGT GGAAAATGCTGGTTTACTAGCATTAACAAAAGTAGGAAGCAGAAGAGTAATTCAAATATCAGCCGGCTTTATGATTTTCTTCTCTGTATTTG GAAAGTTTGGAGCATTTTTTGCTTCTGTTCCTTTACCAATCATAGCAGCattatattgtatattattCGGCTATGTGT CTTCTGCTGGTCTTGGTTTTATCCAGTTCTGTAACCTCAACAGTTTCAGAACCAAATTTGTGCTAGGCTTCTCATTCTTCTTAGGAATCTCCCTACCAAAATATTTCTCACAATATTTTCATGTAAAGCATGAACAAGAAAGCCCTAGATGG TTATACGATATTATAAGTGTGATCTTCATGTCACATATAACGGTTGCTGCATTGGTTGCATTAATTTTGGATCTCACACTTACTCGCGAAGATGATGCAGCTAAAAATGACAGTGGTTTAAAATGGTGGGAGAAGTTTACTTTGTATAATGGAGATGTTAGGAATGATGAATTCTATTCTTTGCCTTGCAGACTCAATGAGCTTTTCCCAGCCCTTTAA